One Amycolatopsis sp. NBC_00355 genomic window carries:
- a CDS encoding SMP-30/gluconolactonase/LRE family protein: MRFGPVTLIPVGGHGPEDVVVDGEGRIYTGVDDGRILRFTPDGSGVETIADTGGRPLGLELYGDDELLICDARAGLLVVPLSGGTPSVLATSALGLDFVFCNNAAVAADGTIYFTDSSRRFGIDNWRDDLIEQTAGGRLLRRTPDGAIDLVLDGLQFANGVALAPDESFVAVAETGACRVSRVRLADGRADVLVDDLPGFPDNISTGTDGLIWITQASPKVAALDVVRRLPAFVRAGVRRLPTSLQPSPGREVGVLGVAADGTVVHEFRGEIDGFHMLVGVREWRGRLYFGSLEESKIAITRL; the protein is encoded by the coding sequence ATGCGGTTCGGTCCAGTCACGCTCATCCCGGTCGGCGGCCACGGCCCGGAGGACGTCGTCGTCGACGGCGAAGGCCGGATCTACACCGGCGTCGACGACGGCCGCATCCTCCGCTTCACCCCGGACGGCAGCGGCGTCGAAACCATCGCCGACACCGGCGGCCGTCCGCTGGGCCTGGAGCTCTACGGCGACGACGAGCTGCTGATCTGCGACGCGCGGGCCGGGCTGCTGGTGGTGCCCCTTTCCGGCGGCACTCCGTCCGTCCTGGCGACCTCGGCGCTGGGCCTGGACTTCGTGTTCTGCAACAACGCCGCGGTGGCCGCGGACGGCACGATCTACTTCACGGACTCGTCACGCCGCTTCGGCATCGACAACTGGCGCGACGACCTGATCGAGCAGACCGCGGGCGGCCGCCTGCTGCGCCGCACCCCGGACGGCGCGATCGACCTGGTCCTGGACGGCCTCCAGTTCGCCAACGGCGTCGCGCTGGCGCCGGACGAGTCGTTCGTGGCGGTCGCGGAGACGGGCGCCTGCCGGGTTTCCCGCGTCCGGCTGGCCGACGGCCGCGCCGACGTCCTCGTCGACGACCTGCCGGGCTTCCCGGACAACATCTCGACGGGCACGGACGGCCTGATCTGGATCACGCAGGCGTCCCCGAAGGTGGCGGCGTTGGACGTGGTCCGCCGGCTGCCGGCGTTCGTGCGCGCGGGCGTCCGGCGGTTGCCGACGTCGCTGCAGCCGAGCCCCGGGCGCGAGGTGGGCGTCCTGGGCGTCGCGGCGGACGGCACGGTGGTGCACGAGTTCCGGGGCGAGATCGACGGCTTCCACATGCTGGTGGGCGTCCGCGAGTGGCGCGGCCGGCTGTACTTCGGCTCCCTGGAGGAGTCGAAGATCGCGATCACCCGGCTCTGA
- a CDS encoding histidine phosphatase family protein, with product MGAIYLVRHGQASFGAADYDALSPRGFEQSTVVGAELLRRDVSFSRIRSGTLARQRDTAATALKVLGTDVPVVEDPRWNEYDHVDIGVHHAGGAPQEDSRAYQGVLDQALTAWIEAGSSGPCAETWPVFLARCRAALEDLVASLGKGEHAVVFTSGGVIATVCGALLGTPEVGLLKLNRVTVNGGITKLVSGRGGVTMLSFNEHPHFEAEAAQLLTYR from the coding sequence GTGGGCGCCATCTACCTCGTCCGGCACGGACAGGCGTCGTTCGGCGCGGCGGACTACGACGCGCTGTCCCCGCGCGGCTTCGAGCAGTCCACTGTGGTCGGTGCGGAACTGCTGCGGCGTGACGTCTCCTTCAGCCGGATCCGGTCGGGCACGCTCGCCCGGCAGCGCGACACGGCGGCGACGGCGCTGAAGGTGCTCGGCACCGACGTGCCGGTGGTCGAGGACCCGCGCTGGAACGAGTACGACCACGTCGACATCGGCGTGCACCACGCGGGCGGCGCACCGCAGGAGGACTCGCGCGCGTACCAGGGTGTGCTGGACCAGGCGCTGACCGCGTGGATCGAGGCCGGCTCCTCGGGGCCGTGCGCCGAGACGTGGCCGGTGTTCCTGGCCCGCTGCCGGGCCGCGCTGGAAGATCTGGTGGCCTCGCTGGGCAAGGGGGAGCACGCGGTCGTGTTCACCTCCGGCGGCGTGATCGCGACCGTCTGCGGCGCGTTGCTGGGGACGCCCGAAGTGGGCCTGCTCAAACTCAACCGCGTCACGGTCAACGGCGGGATCACCAAGCTGGTCTCCGGCCGCGGCGGTGTCACGATGCTGTCGTTCAACGAACACCCGCACTTCGAGGCCGAAGCGGCCCAGCTGCTCACCTACCGGTAG
- a CDS encoding phosphotransferase family protein has protein sequence MSTTDTTDTTVDVRAEDAFDAAAVHAWLSVRVSGLGAEPPRVRQFPGGASNLTYLLTYPDRELILRRPPAGHKAASAHDMRREYRVQHALRPVFPYVPEMLAFGDDPAVLGGDFYVMEKLDGLILRGNLPEGMTLTPEQARELSGKVVDRLVDLHAVDVERAGLSDLGKGAGYVERQIRGWSDRFTAARTDNVPDFAEVRGWLASNRPGEVKICLIHNDYRLDNLVLDGPSTLNIAGVLDWEMATLGDPLMELGSMLAYWVQADDDDVMQASRRQPTHLPGTFTREEFVARYAGKTGLAIGDWRFYEVYGLFRLAAVLQQLYRRYHDGATRNPAFKDFWQFVGYLDWRCREIIAKGSV, from the coding sequence GTGAGCACTACCGACACCACCGACACCACCGTCGATGTCCGCGCCGAGGACGCCTTCGACGCCGCCGCGGTGCACGCGTGGCTGTCGGTCCGCGTGAGCGGCCTCGGCGCCGAGCCGCCGCGAGTCCGGCAGTTCCCCGGCGGCGCGTCGAACCTGACCTACCTGCTCACCTATCCGGACCGCGAGCTGATCCTGCGCCGTCCGCCGGCCGGGCACAAAGCCGCGTCGGCGCACGACATGCGGCGCGAGTACCGCGTGCAGCACGCGCTCAGGCCGGTGTTCCCGTACGTGCCGGAGATGCTCGCCTTCGGCGACGACCCGGCCGTGCTCGGCGGCGACTTCTACGTCATGGAGAAGCTCGACGGCCTGATCCTGCGCGGCAACCTCCCCGAGGGCATGACGCTCACCCCCGAGCAGGCGCGCGAGCTGTCCGGCAAGGTCGTCGACCGGCTGGTCGACCTGCACGCGGTCGACGTCGAACGCGCCGGGCTGAGCGACCTCGGCAAGGGCGCGGGGTACGTCGAGCGGCAGATCCGGGGCTGGTCGGACCGGTTCACCGCGGCGCGCACGGACAACGTCCCCGACTTCGCCGAAGTGCGCGGCTGGCTGGCTTCGAACCGGCCCGGCGAAGTGAAGATCTGCCTGATCCACAACGACTACCGGCTCGACAACCTGGTGCTGGACGGGCCGTCGACGTTGAACATCGCCGGCGTCCTCGACTGGGAGATGGCGACGCTCGGCGACCCGCTGATGGAGCTCGGCAGCATGCTGGCCTACTGGGTGCAGGCCGATGACGACGACGTCATGCAGGCCAGCCGCCGCCAGCCGACGCACCTGCCGGGCACGTTCACCCGCGAGGAGTTCGTCGCGCGCTACGCCGGGAAGACCGGGCTCGCGATCGGCGACTGGCGGTTCTACGAGGTCTACGGCCTCTTCCGGCTCGCCGCGGTGCTGCAGCAGCTCTACCGGCGCTACCACGACGGCGCCACGCGCAACCCGGCGTTCAAGGACTTCTGGCAGTTCGTCGGGTACCTCGACTGGCGCTGCCGCGAGATCATCGCGAAGGGAAGCGTGTAA
- a CDS encoding SDR family oxidoreductase, giving the protein MTLRKNILITGASSGLGEGMARQFAAKGRNLALCARRTERLEELAAELTAAHPGIKVVTRTLDVTDHDSVFRVFEEFRAELGSLDRVIVNAGLGKGQPVGKGRFDANRQTLEVNFVAAAAQIEAAAGIFREQGSGHIAVVSSFSAIRGLPGNLTAYAASKAGISAFVDGARAELKRKGIKVTDIRPGYIESEMNDRIGRNPLLAKADTGARALVKAVEAEGARAYVPAWPWVPLSLAMRVVPVWILRRFA; this is encoded by the coding sequence ATGACGCTCCGGAAGAACATCCTGATCACGGGCGCGAGCAGCGGCTTGGGCGAAGGCATGGCCCGGCAGTTCGCGGCGAAGGGGCGCAACCTCGCGTTGTGCGCCCGGCGCACGGAGCGCCTCGAAGAACTCGCCGCCGAGCTGACCGCGGCCCACCCCGGGATCAAGGTCGTGACGCGCACCCTGGACGTCACCGACCACGACAGCGTCTTCCGCGTCTTCGAGGAGTTCCGCGCCGAGCTGGGGTCCCTCGATCGGGTGATCGTGAACGCCGGGCTCGGGAAGGGGCAGCCGGTCGGCAAGGGCCGGTTCGACGCCAACCGCCAGACCCTCGAAGTCAACTTCGTCGCGGCCGCCGCGCAGATCGAGGCCGCCGCCGGGATCTTCCGCGAGCAGGGCAGCGGGCACATCGCCGTCGTCTCGTCGTTCAGCGCGATCCGCGGCCTGCCGGGCAACCTCACCGCGTACGCCGCGTCGAAGGCGGGCATTTCGGCGTTCGTCGACGGCGCCCGCGCCGAGCTGAAGCGCAAGGGCATCAAGGTCACCGACATCCGGCCGGGGTACATCGAGTCCGAGATGAACGACCGGATCGGCCGGAACCCGCTGCTGGCCAAGGCCGACACGGGCGCCCGCGCGCTGGTGAAGGCCGTCGAGGCGGAGGGTGCGCGGGCCTACGTCCCGGCGTGGCCGTGGGTGCCGCTGAGCCTCGCGATGCGCGTCGTGCCGGTCTGGATCCTGCGGAGGTTCGCGTGA
- a CDS encoding acyl-CoA synthetase produces MSLVALATQVADKVAETARSVDVMRRAGLVPFPRVDEGLRSLVAIRKYGPFAGANHISARRDPTAVGIVDEVGPLTYKQLDDQSNALARAWSERGIKPGQVVAALCRDHRGLVLTMAAAGKLGVRLLLMNTGFAKPQLADVAKREKVTALVYDQEFTGLLDAMPENVDRYLAWVDNDSDLSDRDVPVLAEIIASTDDRPWPAPAKPGGFVLLTSGTTGTPKGAPRPHTSALASAQFLDRIPLRANEATYMGAPLFHGTGLSQFILSFALGSTVVMRRKFSPEETLRGVAEHKCTALVLVPTMLQRIVDLPADVRAKYDTSSLRIIFVAGSALSPDLGNRANEAFGPVVHNLYGSTEVAVATVATPEDWVKAPGTVGRAPVGCKVALYDEKGGRITEAHVTGRVFVGSGLSFGGYTDGRHKEIIDGLLSSGDVGHFDDDGLLFIDGRDDEMIVSGGENVFPIEVENLLVEREDVLEAAVIGVEDAEFGQRLKAFVVLADGADLDVDAVRDYVKANLARYKVPRDVEFLAELPRNATGKVLRTKLS; encoded by the coding sequence ATGAGCCTGGTCGCGCTCGCCACGCAAGTGGCGGACAAGGTGGCCGAGACGGCGCGCAGTGTCGACGTGATGCGGCGGGCCGGGCTGGTGCCCTTTCCCCGCGTCGACGAAGGCCTCCGGTCCCTGGTCGCGATCCGCAAGTACGGGCCGTTCGCCGGCGCCAACCACATCTCCGCGCGCCGCGACCCGACCGCCGTCGGCATCGTCGACGAGGTCGGCCCGCTCACCTACAAGCAGCTCGACGACCAGTCGAATGCGCTGGCCCGGGCCTGGTCGGAGCGCGGGATCAAGCCCGGTCAGGTCGTCGCCGCGCTGTGCCGCGACCACCGCGGCCTGGTGCTCACGATGGCCGCGGCCGGCAAGCTCGGCGTGCGCCTGCTGCTGATGAACACCGGCTTCGCCAAACCGCAGCTGGCCGACGTCGCGAAGCGCGAGAAGGTCACCGCGCTGGTCTACGACCAGGAGTTCACCGGCCTGCTCGACGCCATGCCGGAGAACGTCGACCGCTACCTCGCCTGGGTCGACAATGACAGCGATCTGTCCGACCGGGATGTCCCGGTGCTCGCCGAGATCATCGCCAGCACCGACGACCGGCCGTGGCCCGCGCCGGCCAAACCGGGCGGGTTCGTGCTGCTGACCAGCGGCACCACCGGGACGCCGAAGGGTGCGCCGCGGCCGCACACCTCCGCGCTGGCGTCGGCGCAGTTCCTCGACCGGATCCCGTTGCGCGCCAACGAAGCCACGTACATGGGCGCGCCGCTGTTCCACGGCACCGGCCTGTCGCAGTTCATCCTGTCCTTCGCGCTCGGCTCGACCGTCGTGATGCGCCGCAAGTTCAGTCCGGAGGAGACGCTGCGCGGCGTCGCCGAGCACAAGTGCACCGCGCTGGTGCTCGTGCCGACCATGCTGCAGCGCATCGTCGACCTGCCCGCCGACGTCCGGGCGAAGTACGACACGTCGTCGCTGCGGATCATCTTCGTCGCCGGCTCGGCGCTGTCGCCGGACCTCGGCAACCGCGCCAACGAGGCGTTCGGCCCGGTCGTGCACAACCTGTACGGCTCGACCGAGGTCGCGGTCGCCACGGTCGCGACGCCGGAGGACTGGGTGAAGGCCCCGGGCACCGTCGGCCGCGCGCCGGTCGGCTGCAAAGTCGCGCTGTACGACGAAAAGGGCGGCCGGATCACCGAGGCGCACGTCACCGGCCGCGTGTTCGTCGGCAGCGGCCTCAGCTTCGGCGGGTACACCGACGGCCGGCACAAGGAGATCATCGACGGCCTGCTCTCCAGCGGCGACGTCGGCCACTTCGACGACGACGGCCTGCTCTTCATCGACGGCCGCGACGACGAGATGATCGTCTCCGGCGGCGAGAACGTGTTCCCGATCGAGGTGGAGAACCTCCTGGTCGAGCGCGAGGACGTCCTGGAGGCCGCGGTGATCGGCGTCGAGGACGCCGAGTTCGGCCAGCGGCTCAAGGCGTTCGTGGTCCTGGCCGACGGCGCGGACCTCGACGTCGACGCGGTCCGCGACTACGTCAAGGCCAACCTGGCCCGCTACAAGGTGCCCCGCGACGTCGAGTTCCTGGCCGAGCTGCCGCGCAACGCGACCGGGAAGGTGTTGCGCACCAAGCTTTCCTGA
- a CDS encoding bifunctional 3'-5' exonuclease/DNA polymerase yields the protein MQVIAGREEDGSFTVRSPSSTLSGLDEAGFAASARELEAAHEPRWVFPSAELTYPVLVAAGVRVRRCYDLALAEGLLLAHAGQEDQSRSLRAAWARANGEEPPSDSATVELAQPTLFDTRAPTLPDGVTVVTAVERVLAEQERRVAATEHPDRFRLLLAAESASALAAVEMSADGLPWRADLHEELLVSRLGPRVRFGERPKVLVELAAKITEAFGGRAVNPDSPPSVVRALARAGIEVPSARKYFLKGIDHPAVGPLLEYKELSRLYTANGWTWLDEWVADGRFRPHYVVGGVVSGRWASRGGGALQIPKVLRTCVRADPGWKLVVADAAQLEPRVLTALSGDRRLADVAAATDLYARLAEALFSGARWVPLSPDDDRDDRARAKIAMLSAMYGGTSGEAGPLLALLRQRFPDAVSYVEHAAQAGERGERVRSRLGRTSPAPSAAWRALTGGLASDEAAELKARRASRGWGRFTRNFVVQASAADMTAVMLATLRRRLPSPAHLVFFQHDEVIVHTPAELADVVSSSIVDSVTEAATMLFGPACPVRFPMHIAPVDTYADAK from the coding sequence GTGCAGGTGATCGCGGGGCGGGAGGAGGACGGGAGCTTCACCGTGCGTTCGCCGTCCTCGACCTTGTCCGGCCTGGACGAGGCGGGTTTCGCGGCGTCGGCCCGGGAGCTGGAGGCGGCCCACGAGCCGAGGTGGGTGTTCCCGTCGGCGGAGCTGACCTACCCGGTGCTGGTCGCGGCCGGCGTGCGGGTGCGGCGGTGCTACGACCTCGCGCTGGCGGAGGGGCTGCTGCTGGCGCACGCGGGGCAGGAGGACCAGTCGCGGAGCTTGCGCGCGGCCTGGGCCAGGGCGAACGGGGAAGAACCGCCGTCCGATTCGGCGACCGTCGAGCTGGCTCAGCCGACCCTGTTCGACACCCGGGCCCCGACCCTGCCCGACGGCGTGACGGTCGTCACGGCGGTCGAGCGCGTGCTGGCCGAGCAGGAGCGGCGGGTGGCGGCGACCGAGCACCCGGACCGCTTCCGGCTGCTGCTGGCCGCGGAGTCGGCGAGCGCGCTGGCCGCGGTGGAGATGTCGGCCGACGGCCTGCCCTGGCGCGCGGACCTGCACGAGGAGCTGCTGGTCTCGCGGCTCGGGCCGCGGGTGCGCTTCGGCGAGCGGCCGAAGGTGCTGGTCGAGCTGGCGGCGAAGATCACCGAGGCGTTCGGCGGGCGCGCGGTCAACCCGGACTCGCCGCCGAGCGTCGTCCGGGCGCTGGCCCGGGCCGGGATCGAGGTGCCGTCCGCGCGGAAGTACTTCCTGAAGGGCATCGACCACCCGGCCGTCGGGCCGCTGCTGGAGTACAAGGAGCTGTCGCGGCTGTACACGGCGAACGGCTGGACGTGGCTCGACGAGTGGGTCGCCGACGGCCGGTTCCGCCCGCACTACGTCGTCGGCGGCGTGGTGTCCGGCCGCTGGGCCAGCCGCGGCGGCGGGGCGTTGCAGATCCCGAAGGTGCTGCGCACGTGCGTGCGCGCGGACCCGGGCTGGAAACTGGTGGTGGCCGACGCCGCCCAGCTGGAGCCGAGGGTCCTGACGGCCCTGTCGGGCGACCGCCGGCTGGCCGACGTCGCGGCGGCGACGGACCTGTACGCGCGTCTGGCCGAAGCGCTGTTCTCGGGCGCCCGCTGGGTCCCGTTGTCGCCGGACGACGACCGGGACGACCGGGCACGCGCGAAGATCGCGATGCTGTCGGCGATGTACGGCGGCACGTCCGGCGAGGCGGGTCCGCTATTGGCCTTGCTGCGGCAGCGGTTCCCGGACGCGGTGTCCTATGTGGAGCACGCGGCCCAGGCGGGTGAACGCGGCGAGCGCGTCCGGTCCCGGCTCGGCCGCACCTCGCCGGCCCCTTCGGCGGCTTGGCGTGCCCTGACGGGTGGGTTGGCTTCGGACGAAGCGGCGGAGCTGAAGGCCCGCCGGGCGTCGCGCGGCTGGGGCCGGTTCACGCGCAACTTCGTCGTCCAGGCGAGCGCGGCGGACATGACGGCGGTGATGCTCGCGACGCTGCGCCGCCGCCTGCCGTCCCCCGCCCACCTGGTCTTCTTCCAGCACGACGAGGTGATCGTCCACACCCCGGCCGAGCTGGCCGACGTGGTCTCTTCGTCCATTGTGGACAGCGTCACGGAGGCGGCGACGATGTTGTTCGGCCCGGCGTGCCCGGTCCGCTTCCCGATGCACATCGCCCCGGTGGACACCTACGCCGACGCCAAGTAG
- the hrpA gene encoding ATP-dependent RNA helicase HrpA produces the protein MSTPSPFEALRARLPELMPRDEQRLRRRLDGARKARDRDSALARIAADVDAAELRLLSRRESVPKIEYPEELPVSRLKDEIGAAIAAHQVVIVAGETGSGKTTQLPKICLDLGRGVRGQIGHTQPRRLAARTVADRIASELKTELGDTVGYKVRFTDQSGQDTLVKLMTDGILLAEIQTDRSLLQYDTLIIDEAHERSLNIDFILGYLKQLLPRRPDLKVIITSATIDPERFSKHFDDAPIVEVSGRTYPVEVRYRPLADPEDPEGDDERDQTQGILEAVEELCAEGPGDVLVFLSGEREIRDTADVLNRADLRGTEVLPLYARLSAADQHRVFQQHTGRRVVLATNVAETSLTVPGIKYVVDPGTARISRYSHRTKVQRLPIEPVSQASANQRKGRCGRTSDGICIRLYSEEDFEARPEFTDPEILRTNLASVILQMTSLGLGDIAAFPFVEPPDRRQVTDGIGLLQELGAFDSEAAGNSDRRLTDTGRKLAQLPVDPRMGRMVLEAARNGCVREVMIIAAALSIQDPRERPSEKQQQADQQHARFADPTSDFLAYLNLWEYVAEQQKALSSNQFRRLCRNEFLNYLRVREWQDIFSQLRQLAKPLGISLNTNTDAVDPQKVHTSLIAGLLSHIGLKDPAKGDYLGARGARFGVFPGSALFKKQPRWVMSAELVETSRLWARVNARIEPEWVEPLAQHVVKRSYSEPHWERKQGAVIAIEKVTLYGVPLIADRRVNYGRIDPEMSRALFIRHALVEGDWQTRHHFFAENRALLEEVEDLENRARRRDILVDDQTLYEFYDSRVPADVVSVRHFDTWWKKTRHEQPDLLSFEKSMLINETAGGVREGDYPDSWTQGTQVFKLTYQFEPGADADGVTVHIPLPVLNQVTEDGFDWQVPGLRSELVTQLIKSLPKAVRRNFVPAPDTANYVLSRVSPSDGPLLEVLGRELRALRGITIPFSDWDLSAVPEHLKMTFRVVDERGKKLAEGKDVSLLRLKLAPKVRETISKAANSLEKAGLTKPSFGSLPRVFASTQRGHDVKAYPALVDEGATVAVRMLDTPAQQEHAMWAGSRRMLRLNLSSPMKFITRSLSNSSKLVLNRNPHGSVAALLEDCVDCAVDALMAAGGGPAFDETGFKVLLEKVRAGLHPEVLEVLTDVEKILRAANDVEVALPSTRGPAESLADVRAQLSGLVYPGFVTATGASRLRNVIRYLQGISRRLEKLVSEPTRDLQRTADIAWITGEYREALASLPPGTSSPALDEVRWMIEELRVSFFAQTLGTAHPVSLKRITKALDDALA, from the coding sequence ATGTCCACGCCATCTCCTTTCGAAGCGCTGCGTGCGCGCCTGCCCGAGCTGATGCCGCGCGACGAGCAGCGGCTGCGCAGGCGGCTCGACGGTGCCCGCAAGGCCCGCGACCGCGACAGCGCCCTCGCCAGGATCGCCGCCGACGTCGACGCCGCCGAGCTGCGCCTGCTGTCGCGCCGCGAGAGCGTGCCCAAGATCGAATACCCCGAAGAACTGCCGGTCAGCAGGCTCAAGGACGAGATCGGCGCGGCCATCGCCGCGCACCAGGTCGTGATCGTCGCGGGGGAGACCGGCTCCGGCAAGACCACCCAGCTGCCCAAGATCTGCCTCGACCTCGGCCGCGGCGTCCGCGGCCAGATCGGCCACACGCAGCCGCGCCGGCTGGCCGCGCGCACGGTCGCCGACCGGATCGCGAGCGAGCTGAAGACCGAGCTGGGCGACACCGTCGGCTACAAAGTCCGGTTCACCGACCAGTCCGGGCAGGACACGCTGGTCAAGCTGATGACCGACGGCATCCTGCTGGCCGAGATCCAGACCGACCGGTCGCTGCTCCAGTACGACACGCTGATCATCGACGAGGCCCACGAGCGCAGCCTCAACATCGACTTCATCCTCGGTTACCTCAAGCAGCTGCTGCCGCGGCGCCCGGACCTCAAGGTGATCATCACCTCGGCGACCATCGACCCGGAGCGGTTCTCGAAGCACTTCGACGACGCGCCGATCGTCGAGGTCTCCGGCCGGACGTACCCGGTCGAGGTGCGCTACCGGCCGCTCGCCGACCCGGAAGACCCCGAAGGGGACGACGAGCGCGACCAGACCCAGGGCATCCTCGAAGCCGTCGAAGAGCTGTGCGCCGAGGGCCCGGGCGACGTCCTGGTGTTCCTCTCCGGCGAGCGCGAGATCCGCGACACCGCGGACGTGCTCAACCGCGCCGACCTGCGGGGCACCGAGGTCCTGCCGCTCTACGCGCGGCTGTCGGCGGCCGATCAGCACCGCGTGTTCCAGCAGCACACCGGACGCCGGGTCGTGCTCGCGACCAACGTCGCCGAGACGTCGCTGACCGTGCCGGGCATCAAGTACGTCGTCGACCCGGGCACCGCGCGGATCTCGCGCTACAGCCACCGCACCAAGGTGCAGCGGCTGCCGATCGAGCCGGTGTCGCAGGCGTCGGCGAACCAGCGCAAGGGCCGCTGCGGCCGGACGTCGGACGGCATCTGCATCCGGCTCTACTCCGAAGAGGACTTCGAGGCGCGGCCCGAGTTCACCGACCCGGAGATCCTGCGGACCAACCTGGCCTCGGTCATCCTGCAGATGACGTCGCTGGGGCTGGGCGACATCGCGGCGTTCCCGTTCGTCGAGCCGCCGGACCGCCGTCAGGTCACCGACGGCATCGGCCTGCTGCAGGAGCTCGGCGCGTTCGACAGCGAGGCCGCCGGCAACAGCGACCGGCGGCTCACCGACACCGGCCGCAAGCTCGCGCAGCTGCCGGTGGACCCGCGGATGGGCCGGATGGTCCTCGAAGCCGCCCGCAACGGCTGCGTCCGCGAAGTGATGATCATCGCGGCCGCGCTGTCCATCCAGGACCCGCGGGAGCGGCCGTCGGAGAAGCAGCAGCAGGCCGATCAGCAGCACGCGCGGTTCGCGGACCCGACGTCGGACTTCCTGGCCTACCTGAACCTGTGGGAGTACGTCGCCGAGCAGCAGAAGGCGTTGTCCAGCAACCAGTTCCGCCGGTTGTGCCGCAACGAGTTCCTGAACTACCTGCGCGTGCGCGAGTGGCAGGACATCTTCAGCCAGCTGCGCCAGCTGGCCAAGCCGCTCGGCATCTCGCTCAACACGAACACCGACGCCGTCGACCCGCAGAAGGTGCACACGTCGCTGATCGCCGGGCTGCTCTCGCACATCGGCCTCAAGGACCCGGCGAAGGGCGACTACCTGGGCGCGCGCGGCGCGCGGTTCGGCGTTTTTCCCGGTTCGGCGCTGTTCAAGAAGCAGCCGCGCTGGGTGATGTCGGCCGAGCTGGTCGAGACGTCCCGGCTGTGGGCGCGGGTCAACGCGCGCATCGAGCCGGAGTGGGTCGAGCCGCTGGCGCAGCACGTCGTCAAGCGCAGCTACTCCGAGCCGCACTGGGAACGCAAGCAGGGCGCGGTGATCGCGATCGAGAAGGTGACGCTCTACGGCGTCCCGCTGATCGCCGACCGGCGCGTCAACTACGGCCGGATCGATCCCGAGATGTCGCGGGCGCTGTTCATCCGGCACGCGCTGGTCGAAGGCGACTGGCAGACCCGGCACCACTTCTTCGCCGAGAACCGGGCGCTGCTGGAAGAGGTCGAAGACCTGGAGAACCGGGCGCGGCGCCGCGACATCCTCGTCGACGACCAGACGCTGTACGAGTTCTACGATTCCCGTGTCCCCGCGGACGTCGTCTCGGTGCGGCACTTCGACACGTGGTGGAAGAAGACCCGCCACGAGCAGCCGGACCTGCTGTCGTTCGAGAAGTCGATGCTCATCAACGAGACCGCGGGCGGCGTCCGCGAGGGCGACTACCCCGACTCGTGGACGCAGGGCACGCAGGTCTTCAAGCTGACCTACCAGTTCGAGCCGGGCGCGGACGCGGACGGCGTCACCGTGCACATCCCGCTGCCGGTGCTGAACCAGGTCACCGAGGACGGCTTCGACTGGCAGGTGCCGGGCTTGCGGTCGGAACTGGTGACGCAGCTGATCAAGTCGCTGCCGAAGGCGGTGCGCCGCAACTTCGTCCCGGCGCCGGACACGGCCAACTACGTCCTTTCGCGAGTGTCCCCTTCGGACGGACCGCTGCTGGAGGTGCTCGGCCGCGAGCTGCGGGCGTTGCGCGGAATCACGATCCCCTTCTCCGACTGGGACCTTTCGGCGGTGCCGGAGCACCTGAAGATGACGTTCCGGGTGGTGGACGAGCGTGGCAAGAAGCTGGCCGAGGGCAAGGACGTCTCGCTGCTGCGGCTCAAGCTGGCGCCGAAGGTCCGGGAGACCATCTCGAAGGCGGCCAACAGCCTGGAGAAAGCGGGCCTGACGAAGCCGTCGTTCGGTTCGCTGCCAAGGGTTTTCGCCTCGACCCAGCGCGGCCACGACGTCAAGGCGTACCCGGCGCTGGTCGACGAAGGCGCGACGGTGGCGGTCCGCATGCTGGACACGCCGGCCCAGCAGGAGCACGCGATGTGGGCGGGCTCGCGGCGGATGCTGCGGCTCAACCTGAGCTCGCCGATGAAGTTCATCACGAGGTCGCTGTCCAACTCGTCGAAGCTGGTCCTGAACCGCAACCCGCACGGAAGTGTGGCGGCGTTGCTGGAGGACTGCGTCGACTGCGCGGTGGACGCGCTGATGGCGGCCGGCGGCGGCCCGGCGTTCGACGAGACCGGGTTCAAGGTGCTGCTGGAGAAGGTCCGGGCGGGCCTGCACCCCGAGGTGCTGGAAGTGCTGACGGACGTGGAGAAGATCCTGCGCGCGGCCAACGACGTCGAGGTGGCGCTGCCCTCGACCCGCGGCCCGGCGGAGTCCCTGGCGGACGTGCGGGCCCAGCTTTCCGGCTTGGTGTACCCGGGTTTCGTGACGGCGACGGGCGCGTCCCGGCTGCGCAACGTGATCCGCTACCTGCAGGGCATCTCGCGCCGCCTGGAGAAGCTGGTCTCGGAACCGACCCGCGACCTTCAGCGGACGGCGGACATCGCCTGGATCACGGGCGAGTACCGCGAGGCTCTCGCATCGCTCCCGCCCGGCACGTCGTCCCCGGCGCTGGACGAGGTCCGCTGGATGATCGAGGAGCTGCGGGTCTCGTTCTTCGCCCAGACCCTGGGCACGGCCCACCCGGTCTCGCTGAAACGCATCACGAAGGCCTTGGACGACGCCCTCGCCTGA